In Caldisericaceae bacterium, the following proteins share a genomic window:
- a CDS encoding phosphate butyryltransferase, whose protein sequence is MFKNFNEIFDYLKGIGKTPIIVVGEDKDSIEAVYDAYKIGIGEGVFVSDKTKIEKLLKDFDTRDFVKEIIHAETDEEKSKFAVEEVKSGGILLKGSVKTATLLKAVLNKEWGLRTDKIITSVAAFESNYEGREKIILLSDGGVVIKPDIDTLIKEIENAVFVANKLGNPLPKVALLCAVEVVNPDMPETLNASIIKKMFDRGQIKGCIVDGPLALDNALSMYAKEKKGIVSDVAGDADILITPDIVSGNILGKSVEYIGGKPLAVTVVGAAKPIMIPSRADRAESKLRSIALTMIASM, encoded by the coding sequence ATGTTTAAAAATTTTAACGAAATTTTTGATTACCTAAAAGGCATTGGTAAGACACCTATTATTGTTGTAGGAGAAGATAAAGATTCAATTGAGGCTGTCTATGATGCATACAAGATAGGTATTGGCGAGGGAGTTTTTGTTTCCGACAAAACAAAGATTGAAAAACTATTAAAAGATTTTGACACGAGAGATTTTGTTAAAGAAATCATCCATGCGGAAACCGATGAAGAAAAAAGCAAATTTGCAGTTGAAGAGGTGAAATCGGGAGGGATCCTTTTAAAAGGCTCTGTAAAAACGGCAACACTTCTTAAAGCCGTTTTGAATAAGGAGTGGGGATTAAGGACCGATAAGATTATTACAAGTGTTGCTGCTTTTGAATCAAATTACGAGGGAAGAGAAAAGATCATACTTCTTTCAGATGGTGGAGTTGTGATAAAACCTGATATAGATACACTTATTAAGGAAATAGAGAATGCAGTTTTTGTTGCAAACAAACTTGGTAATCCACTTCCAAAAGTTGCACTTCTTTGTGCTGTTGAAGTTGTTAATCCTGATATGCCCGAGACACTCAACGCATCAATTATAAAAAAGATGTTTGATCGGGGGCAGATAAAAGGTTGTATTGTTGATGGTCCTCTTGCTCTTGATAATGCTCTTTCCATGTATGCAAAAGAAAAGAAAGGTATTGTTTCTGATGTTGCAGGAGATGCAGACATCCTCATTACACCCGATATAGTCTCTGGTAATATCCTTGGAAAATCCGTTGAATATATTGGAGGAAAACCTCTTGCCGTAACAGTAGTGGGTGCAGCAAAACCTATTATGATCCCATCAAGAGCAGATAGAGCAGAATCTAAACTCCGTTCGATTGCCTTGACTATGATTGCTTCTATGTAA